TGAAAAGTGCGTGGGAAATGGGTGCCGCCGCCATTGGTGCTACTATTTATTTCGGCTCCCCCGAAAGTGCACGCCAAATTACGGAAATCGCCGAAGCCTTTGATTATGCCCACGAACTCGGCTTGGCAACGGTGCTGTGGTGCTACACGCGCAATAACAGTTTCAAAAAAGACGGCATAGACTATCACGTTTCTGCCGACCTCACCGGACAAGCCAATCATTTGGGCGTAACGATTCAGGCAGATATGATTAAGCAAAAATTAGCAGAAAACAACGGCGGTTTCAAAGCAATTAATTTTGCCAAAACCAACGAAAAAATGTATTCGCAACTCAGCAGCAACCACCCGATAGATTTGTGCCGCTACCAAGTAGCCAACTGCTATATGGGTCGTGTGGGATTAATCAATTCCGGCGGCGAGGCGAGCGGAGCGAGCGATATGGCTGATGCCGTCACTACGGCGGTTATCAACAAAAGAGCTGGCGGTTGCGGTTTGATTTCGGGCAGAAAAGCTTTCCAACGCCCAATGAAAGAAGGCGTAGCTTTGCTGAACGCCATTCAGGACGTGTACTTAGATAAAACCATTACACTGGCATAATTATCTCCTCTTATCGTCCTTTTTGAAAATATAGCAAAGACCTGCAAAACTGCTTCAAAATGCTTGCATAAGCGGCCAAATAAAGGTAGTTTTGCAGGTTTCTTATTTATATAATTTTTTTATTTTTTTTAAAGAAAAAAGATGTCAGGCACTAATGAAGGATATGTACGCCACACCTGCGATGAGCGCGGCGTAGCTACTGTTGAGTTTTTTCCCCCGCAAAGCAATTCTTTGCCTTCTGCTATTTTGGAACAATTAGCGGCAACCATTACGGCGGTGAGCCAAGATGCAGCCACCAAAGTAATTGTATTGCGCAGTGGCGGCAACCGCACTTTTTGTGCCGGAGCCAGCTTTGATGAGTTGGCGGCTATCCAAAACGAAACTGAAGGAACGCACTTTTTTTCGGGTTTTGCACACGTTATCAATGCTTTGCGCCGCAGCCCGCAATTAGTGATAGGCAGGGTGCAGGGAAAAGCCGTTGGCGGCGGTGTAGGCTTGGCAGCCGCTACCGATTATTGTTTTGCCACCGCCGAAGCCGCCGTTAAGTTGAGCGAATTGGCGGTAGGTATCGGACCTTTTGTGGTAGGACCGGCAGTGGAGCGCAAAGTGGGCTTGTCGGCAATGAGCCAGCTCACCATCAAAGCTACCGAATGGAAAAGTTCGGCGTGGGCATTGCAGCGCGGTTTATATGCCGAAGTATTCGACAGCATCGAAGCAATGGACACCGCCATTGACACACTCGCTGCTACGCTTTCGCAATCCAATCCCGCAGCAACAGCGATGCTCAAAAGCATCTTTTGGCAGGGCACCGACAGTTGGGACAGCCTCCTATTGGAACGCGCCGCCATTAGCGGGCAGTTGGTAACTTCCGAATTTACGCGTAACGCCATCACCCGTTTCAAAGCCGGATAATGCTTTATTGGCTTGCACTATTCTTTTTTGTTAAAAATAAAATAGACAACATAAACAAACATATTTTTATATACACAACACATGACTAAAATATATCTTTTCGTTTTGGGATTGAGTTTAATAAACTTTTTTAAATGCGAACCCAAAAATATAAAAAACAGCACACCCGATGCCAACCACAGCAGCACCGCTACTACAACCTCATTGCCTAGCAGTTTGAAGTTAGTATCTTATAATGTAGAAAATTTATTTGATACGATTGACGACCCCACAAAAGACGATGAGGATTTTCTGCCCAACGGCGACTTGAAATGGGACGGAGAACGTTATGAAAAAAAATTGGATAAGCTCAATCAAGTAATTGAAGATGCGGGCGGCGGCAGCTATCCGGCTATTTTGGGCTTGGTAGAAATAGAAAACGAAAAAGTATTGAAAGATTTATTGGCAAATGCGGGCAAAAGCAGTCAATATGGTATTGTGCATCAGGAGTCGCCCGATGAGCGCGGCATTGATGTAGCATTGTTGTATGATAAAAATTTGTTTAGTTTGGATAAAGAAGAGTTTTTGCAGGTAAATTTTCCGCCGCCGTTTTCCAACGACCACACCCGCGAAATTTTGCATGCCATCACCCACATTCAAGGCGATGAAGTACACTTTTTTGTCAATCACTGGCCCTCACGGCGCGAAGGCGATGCCAAAAGCGAACCCAAACGCGTAGCCGCCGCCGCCACACTCAAAAAAGCAGTACAGGAAGTTCAAAACAAAAACTCCAACGCAAAAATTATCATCATGGGCGACTTCAACGACCAACCGCAAGACAAAAGTTTGCAACAAACCTTGGGTGCTAAATTATCTATGAAGCCTATTGCCGACAAAGAACTCTATAATCTAACAGCAGTGCTACAAAATAAAGGAATAGGCTCTTACAACTATCAGGGCAACTGGCAAATGATTGATAATTTAGTGGTGAATGACAAAGTACTCAACAGCACCAAAGGATTGCACAGCGATGCCGGAAAATTGGACGTTTTTGAAAAAGATTACATGATGTTCAAACACCCGAAATACGGTGCTTCGCCGAGCCGCACCTACTCCGGCAACAAGTATATCGGCGATTACAGCGACCACTTGCCATTGGTATTGGAAATAGATATTATTCCTTGATAAAGGGATCAGTATGATGAAAAAAATATTTCCGACAGCTGTTTTATTATTAAATTTAATGATATTTTCCCATTGTTCGGAACACAACAAATTAGAGGAAAAGGGATTTGCTGTACAAAATACGAGCGAAAGCTACAATGACGAAGCACCCGCTCATCGTGCGGCAGGTTTGGCAATGGCGGATACTGTGCCTTTTATTACCCAACCGCGCAATGTACTATTAACTACCAACACTGCCCATCGTTTAGTACCCGTTTACAAAGTAAACTACGACAGGCAGCAGCAGCCTTTTACTGGTGAAAATGCCTTTCACGGAAACGCTTGGGACATAGCCGATATACCGGCAAATAATCAATGGAACGACCATTTTATACCCGGTTTTGAAGCAATGTCCGGCTATAATTTAGTCAATGTTTCGCATTTTAATCATCAGCTCAAAACAGAAAATCGTTTTTTTGAACAGGCAGTGCTGATTAAAACGCTGTATTATCCGGCTTTCTCAAAAGACACTTTAAACGGAAAACCACTTCAACGAAATTTTTATATGATTTCGGCGTATGATGAAGATACAAACAAAGACGGTTTTATCAATACCAAAGACCTGCGCCGCTTATATTATTTTGATATAAATGCACAAAATCCGACACCGCTGATTCCCAAAAATTGTTCGGTGATGAGTTCGGAATACGACCCCGCCAACGATATGATGTATGTGTTTGCCAAAATAGATAAAAATAATAACGGAAAAATGGAATATGAAGAAGCTACACAAATATTTTGGATAGATTTGAACAATCCTGCAAACACAGGGCT
The window above is part of the Sphingobacteriales bacterium genome. Proteins encoded here:
- a CDS encoding endonuclease/exonuclease/phosphatase family protein, with the translated sequence MTKIYLFVLGLSLINFFKCEPKNIKNSTPDANHSSTATTTSLPSSLKLVSYNVENLFDTIDDPTKDDEDFLPNGDLKWDGERYEKKLDKLNQVIEDAGGGSYPAILGLVEIENEKVLKDLLANAGKSSQYGIVHQESPDERGIDVALLYDKNLFSLDKEEFLQVNFPPPFSNDHTREILHAITHIQGDEVHFFVNHWPSRREGDAKSEPKRVAAAATLKKAVQEVQNKNSNAKIIIMGDFNDQPQDKSLQQTLGAKLSMKPIADKELYNLTAVLQNKGIGSYNYQGNWQMIDNLVVNDKVLNSTKGLHSDAGKLDVFEKDYMMFKHPKYGASPSRTYSGNKYIGDYSDHLPLVLEIDIIP
- a CDS encoding enoyl-CoA hydratase/isomerase family protein, which produces MSGTNEGYVRHTCDERGVATVEFFPPQSNSLPSAILEQLAATITAVSQDAATKVIVLRSGGNRTFCAGASFDELAAIQNETEGTHFFSGFAHVINALRRSPQLVIGRVQGKAVGGGVGLAAATDYCFATAEAAVKLSELAVGIGPFVVGPAVERKVGLSAMSQLTIKATEWKSSAWALQRGLYAEVFDSIEAMDTAIDTLAATLSQSNPAATAMLKSIFWQGTDSWDSLLLERAAISGQLVTSEFTRNAITRFKAG
- a CDS encoding class I fructose-bisphosphate aldolase, whose product is MAKQKIVDLLGDKASYLLEHKSSTIGKNDIIHTGPNYVGDIWASQSNRSVPVVRNIAALYNNGRLANSGYVSILPVDQGIEHTAGASFAPNPIYFDPDNIVKLAIEGGCNAVASTFGVLGIVARKYAHRIPFIVKINHNELLTYPNKYDQVLFGTVKSAWEMGAAAIGATIYFGSPESARQITEIAEAFDYAHELGLATVLWCYTRNNSFKKDGIDYHVSADLTGQANHLGVTIQADMIKQKLAENNGGFKAINFAKTNEKMYSQLSSNHPIDLCRYQVANCYMGRVGLINSGGEASGASDMADAVTTAVINKRAGGCGLISGRKAFQRPMKEGVALLNAIQDVYLDKTITLA
- a CDS encoding EF-hand domain-containing protein, whose protein sequence is MKKIFPTAVLLLNLMIFSHCSEHNKLEEKGFAVQNTSESYNDEAPAHRAAGLAMADTVPFITQPRNVLLTTNTAHRLVPVYKVNYDRQQQPFTGENAFHGNAWDIADIPANNQWNDHFIPGFEAMSGYNLVNVSHFNHQLKTENRFFEQAVLIKTLYYPAFSKDTLNGKPLQRNFYMISAYDEDTNKDGFINTKDLRRLYYFDINAQNPTPLIPKNCSVMSSEYDPANDMMYVFAKIDKNNNGKMEYEEATQIFWIDLNNPANTGLQYK